In one window of Catellicoccus marimammalium M35/04/3 DNA:
- a CDS encoding DNA/RNA non-specific endonuclease, whose protein sequence is MKNWVKKWITTLSIGALFLPLLSGCASNQKNTQQQPSYQQKSTKKTSKNGCPNPSGPAEFTSEELKDGPGWIQYGPLDSLGRATAANALITKSMIGTGTKANPDIRPAGFQSGKKGHARGHLIGRQLGGSGDTMKNLVTLYQNPVNTPYMTKYENEVRDVVEQGNKVRYRVTPIYGKGQLMPVSIKMEAKTLNNNRLNYTVVIPNKK, encoded by the coding sequence ATGAAAAATTGGGTAAAAAAATGGATCACAACACTTAGTATTGGAGCTCTTTTCTTACCTTTATTAAGTGGTTGTGCTTCAAATCAAAAAAATACACAACAACAACCTTCTTATCAACAAAAATCAACGAAAAAAACAAGTAAAAATGGATGCCCTAACCCTTCTGGCCCTGCTGAATTCACAAGTGAAGAATTGAAAGATGGTCCAGGATGGATTCAATATGGACCACTAGATTCTTTAGGTAGAGCAACTGCAGCGAATGCCTTAATTACAAAATCAATGATTGGTACAGGAACAAAAGCAAATCCTGACATCCGTCCTGCTGGATTCCAATCTGGGAAAAAAGGTCATGCTCGTGGTCATTTAATTGGACGTCAATTGGGTGGAAGTGGAGATACGATGAAAAACTTAGTTACTTTGTATCAAAATCCTGTAAATACCCCTTATATGACAAAATACGAAAACGAAGTGCGTGATGTCGTAGAACAAGGAAATAAAGTACGTTATCGAGTAACTCCAATTTATGGTAAGGGACAATTAATGCCAGTCAGCATTAAAATGGAAGCAAAAACACTGAATAATAATCGTTTAAATTACACAGTTGTGATTCCAAATAAAAAATAA
- the nagA gene encoding N-acetylglucosamine-6-phosphate deacetylase: protein MKTYIYADKFFLPQGVEGKGYLEIKDGKFGHYQKEKPQSGEIVDYSGKYVAPGLVDTHIHGYAGADVMDNDAEGLQRMSEGLLSCGVTSFLATTLTADHDLLLSVSKTIREVKGKERGAKIQGIFFEGPYFTEKYKGAQNPKYLTKPCLDEFHAWQEASGNLIKKIALAPEYAEAVEFTKQLTKEGVVVALGHSDATYEQAKAVAEAGASIFVHTFNGMRGFTHREPGMAGAALTLPHAYRELICDGHHVHPKACDALIKAVGHEQVALITDCMCAGGMPEGQYMLGELPVTVKDGTARLEAGNLAGSILELKDAVHNVVDWNLATVEQAIMMASHVPAVSCKMDDVCGQIKAGYDADFIVLTPELELECTYLNGECRYQK from the coding sequence ATGAAAACATATATTTATGCAGATAAATTCTTTTTACCACAGGGAGTAGAAGGAAAAGGATATTTAGAAATTAAAGATGGAAAATTTGGTCATTACCAAAAAGAAAAACCACAAAGTGGCGAAATTGTTGATTATAGTGGAAAATATGTGGCACCAGGTTTAGTTGATACACATATTCATGGATATGCAGGAGCTGATGTAATGGATAATGATGCAGAAGGCTTACAACGTATGTCTGAAGGATTATTGAGTTGTGGGGTAACTTCCTTTTTAGCAACCACATTAACGGCGGACCATGATTTATTATTAAGCGTTTCAAAAACCATTCGTGAAGTTAAAGGAAAAGAACGTGGAGCAAAAATTCAAGGGATTTTCTTTGAAGGACCATATTTTACAGAGAAGTATAAAGGAGCACAAAATCCTAAATATTTAACAAAACCTTGTTTAGATGAATTCCATGCTTGGCAAGAAGCATCAGGAAACTTAATTAAAAAAATTGCGTTAGCTCCTGAATACGCAGAAGCAGTAGAATTCACAAAACAATTAACTAAAGAAGGAGTAGTTGTTGCTTTAGGGCATAGTGATGCTACCTATGAACAAGCAAAAGCAGTAGCAGAAGCTGGTGCAAGTATTTTTGTTCATACTTTTAATGGAATGCGTGGATTTACTCACCGTGAGCCAGGGATGGCAGGAGCTGCTTTAACTTTACCTCACGCTTATCGTGAATTGATTTGTGATGGTCATCATGTTCATCCTAAAGCTTGTGATGCTTTAATTAAAGCAGTGGGACATGAGCAAGTAGCTTTGATTACAGACTGTATGTGTGCCGGAGGAATGCCTGAAGGACAATATATGTTAGGAGAACTTCCAGTTACAGTAAAAGATGGAACTGCTCGCTTAGAAGCAGGAAACTTAGCAGGAAGCATTTTAGAATTAAAAGATGCTGTCCATAATGTAGTAGACTGGAATTTAGCAACGGTGGAACAAGCAATTATGATGGCTTCTCATGTTCCTGCTGTAAGTTGTAAGATGGATGACGTGTGTGGACAAATTAAAGCAGGATATGATGCAGATTTTATCGTTTTAACGCCAGAGTTAGAATTAGAATGTACATATTTAAATGGAGAATGTCGTTATCAAAAATAA
- a CDS encoding ABC transporter ATP-binding protein, translated as MNIIEAKGLTKKFQNYTAVDHLNISVPAGKLTAYLGTNGAGKSTTIAMLIGTLTPTEGEIYFKGQPLEKVPRKDKKIGVVFQNSILDKELTVWQNLKIRAQLNKNYQKEKLETLMKQTGVYEFAKKSYGKLSGGMRRKVDITRALLNEPEILFLDEPTTGIDIQSRQEIWQLLHQLKEEKHLAIFLTTHYLEEAENADNLYILRKGKLIESGSAQSLKEKYDVPTLRLITSEEIHDSRAHKEEGNEYHFICQNEKEALSIVNQYQEITLYFSFLPTDLNEVFLKLTKEEDTL; from the coding sequence ATGAACATTATCGAAGCAAAAGGATTAACTAAAAAGTTTCAAAATTATACTGCAGTTGATCATTTAAATATATCTGTTCCCGCTGGAAAACTAACGGCTTATTTGGGAACGAATGGAGCAGGAAAATCGACAACCATTGCCATGCTCATTGGTACATTAACACCTACAGAAGGAGAAATCTATTTTAAAGGACAACCTTTGGAAAAAGTACCTAGGAAAGACAAAAAAATTGGTGTTGTTTTTCAGAATAGTATTTTAGATAAGGAATTAACGGTTTGGCAAAACTTAAAAATCCGTGCACAACTTAATAAAAACTATCAAAAAGAAAAATTAGAAACGCTGATGAAACAAACTGGCGTTTATGAATTTGCTAAAAAATCTTATGGAAAACTTTCTGGAGGAATGCGAAGAAAAGTAGATATTACTCGTGCCTTACTCAACGAACCAGAAATTTTATTTTTAGATGAACCCACAACAGGAATTGATATTCAATCTCGTCAAGAAATTTGGCAATTACTTCATCAATTAAAAGAAGAAAAACATTTAGCTATCTTTTTAACGACTCATTACTTAGAAGAAGCAGAGAATGCAGATAATTTATATATTTTACGTAAAGGAAAACTAATTGAATCAGGATCTGCTCAATCTTTAAAAGAGAAGTACGACGTCCCTACATTACGCTTAATCACGAGTGAAGAAATCCATGATTCACGTGCACATAAAGAAGAAGGTAATGAATATCACTTCATTTGTCAAAATGAAAAAGAAGCTCTATCTATTGTCAATCAATATCAAGAAATTACGCTTTATTTCTCATTCTTACCAACGGACTTAAATGAAGTATTCTTAAAATTAACAAAGGAGGAAGATACATTATGA
- a CDS encoding ABC transporter permease has product MMTIIKRNLTIYSKNISNIFFSLLGSLIFFLIYVFFLRSNILSDLGSLPNKSEIIDMWMLGALLSITSLTTAFTISGQYVIDKTNNKFLDFKISQTSPATLLFGYYLSSFFLSFIMQIIIFVVAYGYFYSIDDLTLHTEQLRYLGMNFIISSLLSSGITFLICAFIKTESSLRGVGTIIGAASGFIIGGYVPMGNLSDAAQTFIKCVPLTYSGLENRWILVTPYLKDLPTKVADYMKEFLGMSLEIGSNDVTQSTVLWILLGSSAIIILIILLLSKRLMKSNLKG; this is encoded by the coding sequence ATGATGACAATTATCAAAAGAAATTTAACCATTTATAGTAAAAATATTTCCAATATTTTCTTTTCCCTACTGGGATCTTTAATCTTTTTTCTCATTTATGTCTTCTTTTTACGCAGTAATATTTTATCGGATCTAGGTTCCTTACCCAATAAATCAGAAATTATTGATATGTGGATGTTAGGAGCACTACTAAGTATTACTTCTTTGACTACAGCATTTACGATTTCTGGACAATATGTTATTGATAAGACCAATAATAAATTTTTAGATTTTAAAATTAGTCAAACTTCTCCTGCTACTTTACTTTTTGGCTATTATTTATCTTCATTCTTCTTATCTTTCATCATGCAAATCATTATTTTTGTTGTTGCTTACGGATATTTTTACTCCATTGATGATTTGACTTTACATACAGAACAATTAAGATATTTAGGAATGAACTTTATCATTAGTTCTCTATTATCTTCTGGAATTACCTTTTTAATTTGTGCTTTTATTAAAACAGAGTCTAGCTTACGAGGTGTAGGAACTATTATTGGTGCTGCTTCTGGATTTATCATTGGTGGATATGTACCGATGGGGAATTTATCAGATGCTGCTCAAACTTTTATTAAATGTGTCCCTTTAACTTATAGTGGATTAGAAAACCGTTGGATTTTAGTCACTCCCTATTTAAAAGATTTACCAACGAAGGTAGCGGATTACATGAAGGAATTTTTAGGTATGAGCTTAGAAATTGGCTCTAATGATGTCACTCAATCTACAGTATTATGGATCTTATTAGGGTCAAGTGCGATTATCATTCTTATCATTCTTTTATTGAGTAAACGTTTGATGAAATCAAATTTAAAAGGATAA
- a CDS encoding Dps family protein yields the protein MKMNNFLNELLADLNQMLMLTYQVHWYMRGKGFLVYHPMLDSYIEEYQDDIDEVAENLIMLGGAPFSTLEEMAKNTKLEITAGDYGVTIEAQLEKLLAGLKYFQAKCQEGMELAEEENLVHIVDLCSDMLASTNKHIWMLNAELGKAPNA from the coding sequence ATGAAAATGAACAACTTTTTAAATGAATTATTAGCAGATTTAAATCAAATGTTAATGTTAACTTACCAAGTACATTGGTATATGCGTGGTAAAGGATTCTTAGTATATCATCCAATGCTAGATTCATACATTGAAGAATATCAAGATGACATCGATGAAGTAGCAGAAAACTTAATTATGTTAGGTGGAGCTCCATTCTCAACTTTAGAAGAAATGGCTAAAAACACAAAATTAGAAATTACAGCTGGTGACTACGGCGTAACTATCGAAGCACAATTAGAAAAATTATTAGCTGGTTTGAAATACTTCCAAGCAAAATGCCAAGAAGGTATGGAATTAGCTGAAGAAGAAAACTTAGTACACATCGTTGACTTATGTAGCGATATGTTAGCATCTACAAACAAACACATTTGGATGTTAAATGCTGAATTAGGAAAAGCTCCTAACGCTTAA
- a CDS encoding DUF4396 domain-containing protein — MMIFIKIWLILSIFSFVWIGIDLIKHPQMMKIMNAVWMINTLWGGPFIVIAYYWFGRAPKKEKKNMKMDSSMSMDDMKMSDMSMKDMDMDGMPMPKHKHWQRIASGTLHCGSGCTLADMIGLAISLLLGLGTISHFVLAYILAFIIGIFFQYFALREMDQKTATKILMKKAMISDFWSLFAWQLGMVIGQLFFQWILPGKGIIFSIFIMQLAMAVGFFFAYPVNDYLVKKGIKKAMA; from the coding sequence ATGATGATTTTTATTAAAATTTGGTTGATTTTATCTATCTTTTCGTTTGTTTGGATTGGTATAGATTTAATCAAACATCCACAAATGATGAAAATTATGAATGCCGTCTGGATGATTAATACTCTTTGGGGAGGACCTTTTATTGTCATCGCTTATTATTGGTTTGGTCGTGCTCCTAAAAAAGAAAAAAAGAATATGAAAATGGACTCTTCTATGTCTATGGATGATATGAAGATGAGTGATATGTCTATGAAAGATATGGATATGGATGGTATGCCAATGCCAAAACATAAACATTGGCAACGAATTGCTTCGGGTACTTTACATTGTGGTAGCGGATGTACACTAGCGGATATGATTGGATTAGCGATTAGTTTGCTACTAGGACTTGGTACAATAAGTCATTTTGTTTTAGCTTATATCCTTGCGTTTATTATTGGTATCTTTTTCCAATACTTTGCTTTACGTGAGATGGATCAAAAAACTGCTACAAAAATTTTAATGAAAAAAGCGATGATTTCTGATTTTTGGTCTTTATTTGCTTGGCAATTAGGAATGGTGATAGGGCAACTTTTCTTCCAATGGATCTTGCCAGGAAAAGGAATCATTTTTTCGATTTTCATTATGCAATTAGCGATGGCAGTAGGATTTTTCTTTGCTTATCCAGTGAATGATTATTTAGTTAAAAAGGGAATTAAAAAGGCAATGGCCTAG
- the frr gene encoding ribosome recycling factor, with amino-acid sequence MALEVIQQAQEKMEKSEQALRRELSQIRAGRANASLLDRVQVEYYGVPTPVNQMAQISIPEARVIMITPFDKTTLKDIERGILESDLGINPTNDGNVIRLVIPQLTEERRKELAKEVKKIAEQGKVSIRHIRRDVMNALKKMEKASEITEDDLRGYEKDVQELTDKSIKDMDAIAAEKEQELLEI; translated from the coding sequence ATGGCTTTAGAAGTTATCCAACAAGCACAAGAAAAAATGGAAAAATCAGAACAAGCATTACGTCGTGAATTATCACAAATCCGCGCTGGACGTGCAAATGCAAGTTTATTAGATCGTGTCCAAGTAGAATATTATGGAGTACCTACTCCAGTCAATCAAATGGCACAAATTTCTATTCCAGAAGCTCGTGTAATTATGATTACACCATTTGATAAAACTACTTTAAAAGATATCGAACGTGGAATTTTAGAAAGTGATTTAGGAATTAACCCAACCAATGATGGGAATGTTATTCGTTTAGTAATTCCTCAATTAACAGAAGAACGTCGTAAAGAATTAGCAAAAGAAGTGAAAAAAATTGCGGAACAAGGAAAAGTAAGTATCCGTCATATCCGTCGTGATGTTATGAATGCTTTGAAGAAAATGGAAAAAGCAAGCGAAATCACAGAAGATGATTTACGTGGATATGAAAAAGACGTTCAAGAATTAACAGATAAGAGCATCAAAGATATGGATGCAATTGCTGCTGAAAAAGAACAAGAATTATTAGAAATTTAA
- the pyrH gene encoding UMP kinase has translation MQEAKYKRIVLKLSGEALAGDNGFGINPPVIDSIVKEIKEVYDLGIEIAIVVGGGNIWRGAIGAEMGMERAQADYMGMLATVMNALALQDALENIDVPTRVQTSIEMRQIAEPYIRRRAERHLEKSRVVIFAGGTGNPYFSTDTTAALRAAEINADVILMAKNDVDGVYSADPKLDENAVKYEELTHLDIIAKGLHVMDSTASSLSMDNNIPLVVFNLNEPGNIKRVCLGENIGTTVK, from the coding sequence ATGCAAGAAGCAAAATATAAACGTATCGTATTAAAGTTAAGCGGAGAAGCCTTAGCAGGTGATAATGGTTTTGGAATTAATCCTCCTGTCATCGATAGTATTGTAAAAGAAATTAAAGAAGTTTATGACTTAGGAATTGAAATTGCGATTGTTGTCGGTGGCGGTAATATTTGGCGTGGAGCCATTGGTGCAGAAATGGGAATGGAACGTGCCCAAGCAGATTATATGGGAATGTTAGCGACAGTAATGAATGCTTTAGCGTTACAAGATGCATTAGAAAACATTGACGTACCAACACGTGTTCAAACTTCTATTGAAATGCGTCAAATTGCTGAACCATATATTCGTCGTCGTGCTGAACGTCATTTAGAAAAATCTCGTGTAGTAATTTTTGCGGGTGGTACAGGAAACCCATACTTCTCAACTGATACTACAGCAGCATTACGTGCGGCAGAAATTAATGCTGATGTCATTTTAATGGCAAAAAATGATGTAGATGGTGTTTATTCTGCAGATCCAAAATTAGATGAAAATGCTGTGAAATATGAAGAATTAACACATTTAGATATTATTGCTAAAGGATTACACGTTATGGATTCTACAGCTAGCTCATTAAGTATGGACAACAATATTCCATTAGTTGTCTTCAACTTAAATGAACCAGGTAACATCAAACGTGTATGTTTAGGTGAAAATATCGGAACAACAGTAAAATAG
- the tsf gene encoding translation elongation factor Ts: MAKITAAMVKELREATGVGMMDAKKALVETDGDFDKAVDVLREKGMAKAAKKNDRIAAEGLANVYVDGNVAAIVEVNSETDFVAKNEMFQNLVKDIAKLVAENKPASMEEAMALELNGKSLEEALLEATTVIGEKISFRRFEVVEKSDNEFFGSYLHMGGRIAVLTVIEGGNDAVAKDVAMHIAAINPRYMTEAEVPAEELEHEKKVLTEQALNEGKPENIVEKMVVGRLKKFLAEICLVDQPFVKDGDMTVGKFLSDNNATARMFTRFEVGEGIEKKEDNFVEEVMSQING; encoded by the coding sequence ATGGCTAAAATTACTGCCGCTATGGTTAAAGAGCTACGTGAAGCTACAGGCGTAGGTATGATGGATGCGAAAAAAGCATTAGTAGAAACAGATGGTGATTTCGATAAAGCTGTAGACGTATTACGTGAAAAAGGTATGGCAAAAGCTGCTAAGAAAAATGATCGTATCGCTGCAGAAGGATTAGCAAACGTTTATGTTGATGGTAACGTTGCTGCAATCGTAGAAGTTAACTCAGAAACAGACTTCGTAGCAAAAAATGAAATGTTCCAAAACTTAGTTAAAGATATTGCTAAATTAGTTGCAGAAAACAAACCTGCATCTATGGAAGAAGCAATGGCTTTAGAATTAAATGGTAAATCATTAGAAGAAGCTTTATTAGAAGCTACTACAGTTATCGGTGAAAAAATTAGCTTCCGTCGTTTCGAAGTAGTTGAAAAATCTGATAACGAATTCTTCGGTTCATACTTACACATGGGTGGACGTATTGCTGTATTAACAGTAATCGAAGGTGGAAATGATGCAGTAGCAAAAGATGTTGCTATGCACATTGCTGCGATTAACCCTCGTTACATGACTGAAGCAGAAGTACCAGCTGAAGAATTAGAACATGAGAAAAAAGTGTTAACAGAACAAGCATTAAACGAAGGTAAACCTGAAAACATCGTTGAAAAAATGGTTGTTGGACGCTTGAAAAAATTCTTGGCAGAAATCTGCTTAGTAGACCAACCATTCGTTAAAGATGGCGATATGACAGTAGGTAAATTCTTAAGCGATAACAATGCGACAGCTCGCATGTTTACTCGTTTTGAAGTTGGAGAAGGAATTGAGAAAAAAGAAGATAACTTTGTAGAAGAAGTTATGAGCCAAATTAACGGTTAA
- the rpsB gene encoding 30S ribosomal protein S2: MAVISMKQLLEAGVHFGHQTRRWNPKMKKYIFTERNGIYIIDLQKTVRLVDDAYNYMKEIAEDGGIALFVGTKKQAQEAIAEEAIRSGQYYINHRWLGGTLTNWDTIQKRITRLKKITEMEEEGIFEVLPKKEVAKLVKEREKLQKFLGGIADMPRIPDVLYIVDPRKERIAVQEAHKLNIPIVAMVDTNCDPDEIDVVIPSNDDAIRAIKLITGKMADAFIEARQGEDDVEVIAEEMVEVAEDADSIEEIVEVVEGSNE; this comes from the coding sequence ATGGCAGTTATTTCAATGAAACAATTGTTAGAAGCAGGTGTACATTTTGGTCACCAAACACGCCGTTGGAACCCTAAAATGAAGAAATATATCTTCACAGAACGTAACGGTATTTACATCATCGACTTACAAAAAACAGTTCGCTTAGTAGATGATGCTTACAACTACATGAAAGAAATCGCAGAAGACGGAGGAATTGCTTTATTCGTTGGTACTAAAAAACAAGCGCAAGAAGCAATCGCTGAAGAAGCTATCCGTTCAGGTCAATACTATATTAACCATCGTTGGTTAGGTGGTACATTAACAAACTGGGATACAATTCAAAAACGTATCACTCGTTTGAAAAAAATCACTGAAATGGAAGAAGAAGGAATCTTCGAAGTATTACCTAAGAAAGAAGTAGCGAAATTAGTTAAAGAACGTGAAAAATTACAAAAATTCTTAGGCGGTATCGCTGATATGCCTCGTATTCCAGATGTATTATACATCGTTGACCCTCGTAAAGAACGTATCGCTGTTCAAGAAGCTCATAAATTGAACATCCCTATCGTTGCGATGGTAGATACAAACTGTGATCCAGATGAAATCGATGTAGTGATTCCATCAAACGATGACGCTATCCGCGCAATCAAATTAATCACAGGTAAAATGGCTGATGCTTTCATCGAAGCTCGTCAAGGTGAAGATGATGTTGAAGTAATCGCTGAAGAAATGGTTGAAGTTGCAGAAGATGCAGACTCAATCGAAGAAATCGTTGAAGTTGTTGAAGGAAGCAACGAATAA
- a CDS encoding rhodanese-like domain-containing protein translates to MQEITVKEFLAQSLENPKIIDVREIEEYEEGHMPQAMNYPLSEINDWATTLDKNEHYYLICRSGYRSHNAGLFLEEKGYEVTNLLGGMLEYTEIKQH, encoded by the coding sequence ATGCAAGAAATCACAGTAAAAGAATTTTTAGCTCAATCGTTAGAAAATCCAAAAATCATTGATGTGCGAGAAATTGAAGAATACGAGGAAGGACATATGCCACAAGCTATGAACTATCCTCTAAGTGAAATCAATGATTGGGCAACTACGTTAGATAAAAACGAGCATTATTATTTAATTTGTCGTTCTGGCTATCGTTCTCATAATGCTGGTTTATTTTTAGAAGAAAAAGGCTATGAAGTAACGAATTTATTAGGTGGTATGTTAGAATATACAGAAATTAAACAACACTAG